Proteins encoded by one window of Yersinia massiliensis:
- a CDS encoding phage portal protein — protein MKNEVRILGPDGHPLAPSRSRASMLSGSRGVPYDAADQFSDAMANWQPSLWSPDNEINTSRDQVVARVRDMVRNDGWASGSVTRILDNAVGASFRPLAKVDYRTLALMTGNPKFDAKWADEYGRAIESGWRIWANDPNRYCDVERKKTVAQLLRLGFRHKLIDGDALCVMQYRPDRLGYGKAQYATAIQIIDPDRLSNPQQKFDMLNVRGGVEIDEDGVPMAYHIRKAHMGDWWAAQETMTWERIPRETDWGRPIVIHDFDSDRASQHRGISIFTPIVQRLRMLIKYDEVELQSSILNSVFAAFITSPYDPSLVADALDTGEEVNRYQDMRREYHDEKRLSLQGGARIPILAPGEGMETLSAVRPTSNFIAFESAALRNVAASLGISTQQLTQDWSDVNYSSARSAMLEAWKTLTRRRDDFATGFAQPILSCFIEELHDLGEVPLPDGAPDFLAAKAAYCRAQWMGPGRGWVDPVAEKKGAILGMEAGLSTLEMEAAENVGEDWEELLDQRQREREAYIERGLPIPTWLQADTFAPDQQQKPEAQ, from the coding sequence ATGAAAAATGAAGTGAGAATTTTAGGACCTGACGGTCATCCGCTGGCACCTTCGCGATCCCGTGCATCCATGCTCAGTGGTTCCCGAGGGGTTCCCTACGACGCCGCTGATCAATTCAGTGACGCGATGGCCAACTGGCAACCGTCATTGTGGTCGCCAGATAACGAAATCAACACCTCTCGCGATCAGGTGGTTGCCCGTGTTCGGGACATGGTACGTAACGATGGTTGGGCCTCGGGCAGTGTGACCCGCATTTTGGATAATGCTGTTGGTGCATCTTTTCGCCCACTGGCCAAGGTCGATTATCGGACGCTGGCACTGATGACTGGGAATCCTAAGTTTGACGCGAAATGGGCTGATGAATATGGACGAGCCATTGAGTCAGGTTGGCGAATTTGGGCGAATGATCCTAATCGTTATTGTGATGTCGAAAGAAAGAAAACCGTAGCCCAACTGTTGCGGCTTGGTTTCCGGCACAAGTTGATCGACGGTGACGCGCTTTGTGTCATGCAATATCGCCCTGACCGTCTTGGCTATGGTAAAGCGCAGTATGCCACGGCAATACAAATTATTGACCCGGACAGATTAAGTAACCCACAGCAGAAGTTCGACATGTTGAATGTTCGTGGTGGAGTCGAAATTGATGAGGACGGGGTGCCCATGGCCTACCACATCCGCAAGGCGCATATGGGGGACTGGTGGGCGGCGCAAGAAACCATGACATGGGAGCGTATCCCGCGAGAAACTGACTGGGGTCGCCCAATTGTCATCCATGATTTTGACAGCGATCGAGCCTCACAGCATCGAGGGATCAGTATTTTCACCCCCATCGTTCAGCGTCTGAGAATGCTGATTAAGTACGATGAAGTAGAGCTGCAGTCTTCAATCCTTAATTCCGTTTTTGCTGCTTTTATCACATCACCTTATGACCCGAGTTTGGTCGCGGACGCCCTTGATACGGGGGAAGAAGTTAACCGGTATCAAGATATGCGCCGTGAGTATCACGATGAAAAAAGGCTGTCTCTACAAGGCGGTGCACGAATACCAATTCTCGCACCGGGCGAGGGAATGGAGACGCTAAGTGCAGTACGGCCAACCAGTAACTTTATCGCCTTTGAAAGTGCCGCGCTGAGAAATGTCGCGGCGTCATTGGGCATTTCCACCCAGCAGCTGACTCAAGACTGGTCTGATGTTAACTACAGTTCAGCCCGTTCCGCCATGCTAGAGGCTTGGAAAACCCTGACCCGTCGTCGCGATGACTTTGCTACAGGTTTCGCCCAGCCTATTTTGTCGTGCTTTATCGAAGAACTGCATGACTTAGGCGAAGTTCCCTTACCGGATGGCGCACCTGATTTTCTCGCAGCGAAAGCGGCCTATTGCCGTGCTCAGTGGATGGGTCCCGGCCGTGGCTGGGTTGACCCCGTGGCTGAGAAGAAAGGGGCCATTCTTGGGATGGAGGCGGGGCTGTCTACTCTCGAAATGGAAGCGGCTGAGAACGTCGGTGAAGACTGGGAAGAACTACTGGATCAGCGCCAGCGAGAACGTGAGGCATACATTGAGCGTGGGTTGCCTATCCCTACATGGCTGCAAGCTGACACCTTTGCACCTGATCAACAACAAAAACCGGAGGCACAGTGA
- the gpW gene encoding gpW family head-tail joining protein has protein sequence MFNANTSLLAGAMSRVQLEEALNRAQQAYIELSSGAKGVSFSYAQGDGTRSVTYQQTDIGTLMGLIQLLQAQLGVVKRPRRALRFRY, from the coding sequence ATGTTCAATGCAAACACTAGCCTACTGGCCGGTGCGATGAGTCGCGTCCAATTAGAAGAGGCATTAAACCGAGCGCAGCAAGCCTATATCGAATTATCGTCCGGCGCGAAGGGCGTTTCGTTCTCCTATGCGCAAGGGGATGGCACCCGATCGGTTACCTATCAGCAAACAGATATTGGGACACTAATGGGGTTAATTCAGCTTCTTCAGGCTCAGTTAGGCGTTGTTAAGCGTCCGCGTAGGGCGCTAAGGTTTCGTTACTGA
- a CDS encoding phage terminase large subunit family protein produces MITITTEKAANPAAWQNFSTELHQRRKNVNPPEPLSLSEWANKHAVLSKETSAQTGRFRSFAYQDGMMDAVTDPLVTQVSVMKSARVGYTKILDHVIGYYLVHDPSPILVVQPRVEDAEDYSKTEISPMLRDTPVLAEISGDPKAKSSNQTILKKQFLNGANLTLVGANSPGGFRRITCRIIAFDEVDGYPIAGAGVDGDQIALGTKRSETFWNRKIILGSTPTVKGISRIEKAYAESDQRKYYVPCPHCGEFQTLEWGGPETPYGIKWDKDADGNGLPETAYYVCRHNGCVIHHNDKAGMVKTGQWQATMPFKGHAGFHIWAGYSLFPNAAWKYLVAEWLRVKDDPLMRQTFINLVLGEPYEDRGEKALSEKSLAERCEVYSAEVPDGVAVVTAGIDTQDGRLEVEVVGWGRNEESWSIAYDVIEGDLETDEPWRRLDAYLKQTWRRADGRGFTIMAACHDSGGHHTQKVYEFSKERIGRRIWAIKGESARGGKRSPIWPTKRPSSRSKSQFKPIILGVNAAKDAIRSRLHMEQPAAGIPSAGYMHYPVERDLHYFSQLLAERSVVKTAGGQRYRVWELLPGRANEALDCRVYSYAALKGLLHFGLSLNQYADSLLSHPEKLLPPSDVKEDKPNLRFPGVIIPESQPTTPKSRARRLA; encoded by the coding sequence TTGATAACAATAACAACGGAGAAAGCGGCTAATCCTGCCGCCTGGCAAAACTTTTCCACCGAACTCCATCAGCGGCGCAAGAACGTTAACCCCCCTGAGCCTTTGTCATTGAGTGAATGGGCCAATAAGCATGCAGTACTGTCAAAAGAGACAAGTGCGCAGACTGGGCGTTTTCGCTCTTTTGCTTATCAGGATGGCATGATGGATGCGGTGACTGACCCTTTGGTAACTCAGGTGTCCGTTATGAAGTCGGCACGAGTGGGCTATACCAAGATTCTGGATCATGTCATTGGCTATTATCTGGTGCATGACCCATCTCCTATATTGGTTGTTCAGCCTCGAGTCGAGGATGCGGAGGACTACAGTAAAACTGAGATTTCCCCGATGCTGAGGGATACCCCCGTCCTCGCTGAGATATCGGGTGATCCGAAAGCCAAGAGTAGTAACCAGACCATCCTTAAAAAGCAGTTTCTCAATGGCGCCAATTTAACGCTGGTTGGGGCAAATAGTCCCGGCGGCTTTCGTCGTATCACTTGCCGTATCATTGCCTTCGATGAAGTTGACGGTTATCCCATTGCAGGGGCCGGTGTTGACGGCGATCAGATAGCTTTGGGTACTAAGCGTTCGGAAACATTCTGGAATAGGAAAATCATATTAGGTTCAACCCCCACCGTGAAAGGGATTAGCCGAATTGAAAAGGCTTACGCAGAAAGTGATCAGCGTAAATATTATGTTCCATGCCCTCATTGTGGTGAGTTTCAAACGCTGGAATGGGGTGGACCAGAAACACCTTACGGGATTAAGTGGGATAAAGATGCAGACGGTAATGGATTGCCGGAAACGGCCTATTATGTTTGTCGCCATAACGGTTGCGTGATTCACCACAACGATAAAGCCGGAATGGTCAAAACGGGACAATGGCAGGCAACCATGCCCTTTAAAGGGCATGCAGGCTTTCATATTTGGGCGGGATACAGTCTCTTTCCTAACGCAGCATGGAAGTATCTGGTCGCTGAGTGGTTGCGGGTGAAAGACGACCCCCTGATGCGTCAGACATTCATCAACCTTGTCTTGGGTGAACCCTATGAAGATCGCGGTGAAAAGGCGCTCAGTGAAAAAAGCCTGGCAGAACGTTGTGAGGTTTATTCCGCTGAAGTCCCTGATGGTGTTGCCGTCGTCACCGCCGGTATCGATACGCAAGACGGACGGCTTGAGGTTGAGGTGGTGGGCTGGGGCCGGAATGAAGAAAGCTGGTCTATCGCTTATGACGTTATTGAAGGGGATTTAGAAACTGACGAACCCTGGCGGCGGCTTGATGCTTACCTGAAGCAGACTTGGCGGAGAGCTGACGGGCGAGGATTTACGATTATGGCTGCCTGTCACGACTCCGGCGGGCATCATACCCAGAAGGTGTATGAGTTTTCCAAGGAGCGGATTGGGCGGCGGATATGGGCGATAAAAGGCGAGTCGGCAAGAGGCGGTAAGCGTTCCCCCATCTGGCCAACAAAGCGCCCATCTTCTCGGTCAAAGTCTCAATTCAAGCCCATTATACTGGGTGTGAATGCCGCAAAAGACGCCATTCGTTCCCGTCTTCACATGGAGCAACCGGCAGCGGGCATTCCTTCCGCTGGGTATATGCACTACCCAGTTGAGCGTGATTTACACTATTTTAGCCAATTACTTGCAGAGCGATCCGTTGTTAAAACGGCGGGCGGGCAACGTTATCGTGTTTGGGAATTATTGCCTGGGCGCGCAAATGAGGCATTAGATTGCCGGGTATACAGCTATGCAGCATTGAAAGGATTGCTGCATTTTGGATTAAGTCTTAACCAATATGCTGACAGCCTTTTAAGCCATCCTGAAAAATTACTGCCTCCTTCGGACGTTAAAGAAGACAAGCCCAACTTGCGTTTTCCGGGCGTCATTATTCCAGAGTCACAACCCACTACACCCAAGAGTAGAGCCAGAAGGCTGGCGTAA
- a CDS encoding RNA polymerase subunit sigma-70 encodes MNQSDFAKLHNVSRKTVTAWKARGWLVLAGDDIDVEASNANIERFRKTVTRPEKKAAGNTQGNKQGNSPKGNSSGNKSSGDPAESPARIVEKMIAEKGVEMTIDEARAMKENFLALLTRLEYEIKSGQVLPYKDMIEAVGGEYSRMRTRLIAIAPEHGPRLRVLASTTNDAEFVAALQEVVYEAMEELSLDNNNNGESG; translated from the coding sequence ATGAACCAGTCAGATTTTGCAAAACTTCACAACGTCAGTCGGAAGACAGTAACAGCGTGGAAGGCGCGTGGGTGGCTGGTTCTGGCAGGTGATGATATCGATGTTGAGGCATCAAACGCCAACATTGAGCGCTTTCGGAAAACTGTTACCCGACCTGAGAAAAAAGCAGCAGGTAACACGCAAGGTAACAAACAAGGTAACAGCCCTAAGGGTAACAGTTCAGGTAACAAATCCAGCGGCGACCCGGCAGAATCCCCCGCAAGAATTGTCGAGAAGATGATCGCCGAGAAGGGCGTCGAAATGACCATCGATGAAGCGCGCGCAATGAAAGAGAACTTTCTGGCGCTACTGACCCGCCTTGAGTACGAAATCAAGTCAGGTCAGGTGCTTCCCTACAAAGATATGATTGAGGCGGTAGGTGGCGAGTATTCCCGTATGCGTACCCGCCTGATAGCTATTGCTCCCGAACATGGCCCCCGTTTGCGGGTGCTAGCCTCAACCACTAACGATGCGGAGTTTGTTGCAGCACTGCAAGAAGTGGTTTACGAGGCAATGGAGGAGTTAAGCCTTGATAACAATAACAACGGAGAAAGCGGCTAA
- a CDS encoding HNH endonuclease signature motif containing protein, with amino-acid sequence MKELTQERLKELLHYEPDTGVFTWLVYRSFRAVAGSVAGRTNMTTGYVEIQIDGRRYKGHRLAWLYMTGEQANSQIDHVNEVKVDNRISNLRVATRAENKRNVGITKANTSGAKGVYKQGNRWIAQAQMDGKKYRLGSFMSVDDAAKAYDSFCQQSYGEFYHHSSARSVDNHYQ; translated from the coding sequence ATGAAAGAGTTAACTCAGGAAAGGCTGAAAGAGCTACTTCACTACGAACCTGATACCGGTGTATTTACGTGGCTGGTCTATCGTAGCTTTAGGGCTGTAGCTGGCTCAGTAGCTGGGCGCACCAATATGACAACAGGCTATGTAGAAATACAAATTGATGGTCGTCGCTACAAGGGGCATCGCCTTGCATGGCTCTATATGACGGGTGAGCAAGCCAACAGTCAGATTGATCATGTGAATGAGGTAAAGGTAGATAATCGCATTAGCAATCTTCGTGTTGCTACTCGAGCAGAAAACAAAAGGAATGTTGGCATCACTAAAGCCAATACATCAGGTGCAAAGGGTGTCTATAAGCAAGGTAATCGCTGGATTGCTCAGGCGCAGATGGACGGGAAGAAATACCGATTAGGTAGCTTCATGAGCGTTGATGATGCAGCCAAGGCATACGACTCGTTTTGCCAGCAGTCTTATGGGGAGTTTTATCACCATAGTTCGGCCCGTTCAGTTGATAATCATTATCAATAA
- a CDS encoding DUF2514 family protein: MNKAIGILIAVLIVAAICVAGGYWWGSDSKDSEWSLKWTKRDKSDLEAEKAAKKSADEKEGQLQAAQSAGLKAYQQGVADAENKAKGTIAAYRAGNIRLQKRFECLSASVGDMSVTPASGQLTDAARDCGFSDADVGFLISIAERADKLVEKVTALQKVVTDDRRIINDARSQ, encoded by the coding sequence ATGAATAAAGCCATTGGGATACTCATTGCTGTACTTATAGTTGCTGCTATTTGCGTAGCTGGCGGGTACTGGTGGGGTAGCGACAGCAAAGATTCGGAATGGTCCCTTAAGTGGACCAAGCGTGATAAGTCAGATCTTGAGGCAGAAAAAGCCGCTAAAAAGAGCGCTGACGAGAAAGAGGGTCAACTTCAAGCTGCACAATCAGCCGGATTAAAAGCATACCAACAAGGGGTAGCAGATGCTGAGAACAAAGCAAAAGGCACTATTGCTGCTTACCGCGCTGGCAATATCAGGTTGCAAAAGCGCTTCGAGTGTCTCTCCGCTTCAGTTGGGGATATGTCCGTTACTCCCGCCAGTGGACAGCTCACTGATGCAGCCAGAGATTGCGGATTTTCAGACGCAGATGTCGGATTTCTTATTTCAATCGCTGAACGAGCCGACAAGCTAGTTGAGAAGGTCACCGCACTGCAGAAGGTAGTCACTGATGACAGACGAATAATTAACGATGCCCGATCACAGTAG
- a CDS encoding lysozyme → MASIKTKLSAAVLGVVLAGAPASVILSQFLDEKEGNRLSAYRDGQGKPTICRGITYIDGKPVLMGMRLTAAQCDKLNQKESAAAIAWVERNVHVPLTEPQKAGIASFCPYNIGPPKCLPSTFYYKLNAGDRKGACAEIKRWVRDGGKDCNIRSNNCYGQIERRAQESELTCWGLDE, encoded by the coding sequence ATGGCCTCAATCAAAACCAAACTAAGCGCTGCAGTTCTTGGTGTTGTGCTGGCTGGAGCGCCGGCGTCGGTCATTCTCAGTCAATTTCTTGATGAAAAAGAGGGAAATAGACTTTCTGCTTACCGGGATGGTCAGGGCAAGCCGACTATCTGCCGTGGTATTACTTATATCGACGGTAAACCCGTGCTGATGGGAATGAGGCTTACCGCAGCTCAATGCGACAAGTTAAACCAGAAAGAATCAGCCGCCGCCATAGCGTGGGTCGAACGGAATGTTCACGTTCCACTGACTGAACCACAGAAAGCCGGTATAGCTTCATTCTGCCCTTACAACATTGGTCCTCCAAAATGCCTACCATCTACGTTTTATTACAAACTCAACGCTGGCGACCGTAAAGGCGCATGTGCTGAGATCAAACGCTGGGTTCGTGACGGCGGCAAGGATTGTAATATTCGCTCAAATAACTGTTACGGGCAGATAGAGCGCCGCGCGCAAGAAAGCGAACTGACGTGCTGGGGGCTGGATGAATAA
- a CDS encoding phage holin family protein, with the protein MKMEKYSSGIAKFFGGLLMGFGAMSLNDWAVFIGMACAVGTFALNWYYKDKEFKLKFKPRSGAENVTSTEE; encoded by the coding sequence ATGAAGATGGAAAAATACTCAAGCGGCATCGCGAAATTCTTCGGTGGGCTTTTGATGGGGTTTGGAGCGATGTCCTTAAATGACTGGGCTGTTTTTATTGGTATGGCTTGTGCTGTAGGTACGTTCGCCTTGAACTGGTACTACAAGGACAAGGAATTCAAGCTGAAGTTTAAGCCTAGGTCTGGAGCTGAAAATGTCACCAGCACTGAGGAATAA
- a CDS encoding type II toxin-antitoxin system HicB family antitoxin, with amino-acid sequence MRYPVKLQKDGDGYFVSFPDIPEALTQGETREEALEMARDALVTAFDFYFEDNRPVPLPSDSGDDLVSVPASVWAKVLLLNTMLETGITNAELARRMGLKPQEVQRIVTLGHNTKIDTVEAALTALGKRLELSVS; translated from the coding sequence ATGCGATATCCAGTAAAACTACAGAAAGATGGTGATGGGTACTTTGTTAGTTTCCCAGATATCCCAGAGGCATTAACTCAGGGCGAAACCAGAGAAGAAGCGTTAGAGATGGCGCGTGACGCTCTGGTAACGGCGTTTGATTTTTACTTCGAAGATAATCGCCCGGTTCCACTGCCAAGTGATTCGGGTGATGACTTAGTGTCAGTTCCTGCGAGTGTGTGGGCAAAGGTTTTACTGCTCAACACAATGCTTGAGACCGGAATAACTAACGCTGAATTAGCGCGCCGAATGGGGCTTAAGCCACAGGAGGTTCAGCGGATTGTCACGTTAGGCCATAACACAAAGATTGATACAGTCGAGGCAGCGCTTACTGCTCTGGGTAAGCGTCTTGAGCTATCAGTTAGCTAA
- a CDS encoding type II toxin-antitoxin system HicA family toxin, producing the protein MKQSEFRRWLEAQGVEIKNGTNHLKLYYQGKQSVMPRHPSKELGESLRKAIIKQLGIK; encoded by the coding sequence GTGAAGCAGAGCGAGTTTCGAAGATGGCTCGAAGCTCAAGGGGTAGAGATTAAGAACGGAACGAATCATCTTAAACTCTACTACCAAGGCAAGCAGTCAGTGATGCCAAGACACCCCAGTAAAGAGTTAGGGGAATCGTTAAGGAAAGCGATAATCAAACAGTTAGGCATCAAATAA